aggagtagattggaagaaagctagggcgtccaaaccaaaacatggcacaagtgcatgaagtcactgacaagtaaactgaaccatgttggtaggtgtagactacctgattggggattgcaagatgatagcaaccgatggttagagaccctgaatgacatggctgaaaatcgtttgcaatggcgcaggtgcatccactctttgtgttctcccaaattctaatcttctgaattcttcatgtcccttttttccactttccaaatttatttcactggattatactctttaaataacatctccaaaccctaatcttcccgattactgcttatactcttgctacctctaccactatgggatttgaatcgacaactgcatctctgtgctaaggtggtgtggcaactcgaactgatgtacgtacgtacgaagttctacgttatcactgactgactaactgacaaCATTCAAACGTAAGAAACACCAAATGTGTTAACTACAGAGACAAACATCAAGAGGTAATTCTCGAAATTCTAATGATGAATAGACATGAAATAGAAAGTTTACAAAGCATCCAATATGATATAATAGATATATCACCAATTCCAAATGATGAACATTCCACATTgtgaattcattgaaatgatCTAAACGTTCAACAATTGTTGTAGTACAAAACATACGTTTAATTCCTGGTGGGGTTGTCTTTtttccattaggagtaacaggcgtaagtaagtaagtaagtaagtaatttgctCACTTCTGAATAGTTACCTACTATGATGAAACAACTGCATCGTACTTTCTGGTTTTTAGCTTCTGCCTAACTAACTAAGATTACTTCACGATGCCATTTTTGTGCCTTTTtccagtattattatcatcaatgcAGATATATTATTTGACGTCGTTTTGTTTGcatccttctttttttttcttattttctagCTTGTTTCTTCTCACATTATCTTGTATATAATACTGCTTCCAACAATCATTTTAATACTGATAAAAACAATCATAACTCTGAAATTGCTCATCAACCTAATTTACTTCTAATCAGTTTAAATGGTCTAATCTGGTATCAAGGGAATATATTAGCTGGTACTAATGATCCAGATCCATTGGGTCAATTAAATTGGCTTCGAAAAACATTTGAATGGGCAAGAAAACGAAAGGATAAAGTAAGTTTCTAATTATATGGAATTATACTTTGTTACATAttggatgtatatatatatcagaaaggggttgTTGTGCAGGTTGTAGTTATTTCactaattgagatcatgagtcaattgaaactagaccaccatgaaaaaccgggaagaactggacggtcgttttgttacacatccaccattgtcatcagtgagttatatatataatgatagtGGAGCAACCCAAATACTCTTCAATCGAACTTGTATTATGTCTTTCGCACAGCAACTTTTTGTCGAGCTTCCTGAAATATTGAATCATATCTTATTATGACATCAACTCTctgtcattatttatttgatttttgaaTCAATAAGATTCATTAATTAAGTTAATTATTATAGAAGAATacaatttgatatttttaaaaaaaagattttttggTTTAAAAATTTTACGCTTATTACTCCTTGTGacagagcataggccgctcatcagcattctccatccaaccctgtccctttctagctctttccagttgttattcattcttttcatacctgattctatttcccgatgtaatgtgttctttggccttcctcttttccgttttcaTTCACGATTTCAAGTTATGGCTGGCCTcgcgatgcagtttgatgatttgcgtaatgtatttcctattggtttccatcgtcttttcttaatttcctcttcagctggaatctgatttgttctctcccaggaaaggatgttgctgatgatatccggtcaatgtatgttgagtatcttgcatagacagctatttgtaaatacttgaaCCTTCTTGCtgatggttgtagtaattctccaagtttcagctccgtaaaatagaattgtcttgacgttcgtactggAGATTTtgaatttgatattggttgaaagttgtttcgagTTGCTTATGTTCTTCAAGTgaaggaatgcgacccttgcttttccaatcgtcgcctttacgtctgcatctgatcctccttgttgatcgacgatgcttcccagatatgtgaaagattctacatcttccagaggtTCGTCAGCAAATGTGGTTGGATTAATGTtctttgtgttgtatttgaggaccttggttttcctcttgtgtatgttgaggcctactgatgccgagactgctgctacactggctgtttGTATAATTTGACCCAACACAAATGTATTGAATTTCATATTGTCATCTATCAATCAGATAAGCAAATAGAAATACAGAATTAATACAGCTATACTATTATGTTTGACTTTTTCTCCCATCATATGTATTACTCAGTaactctttttttctctttgcttatttatttttaaaggtTTTACTTGTTAGTCATTTCCCTCCGGGTGCTTCAGAAAATGCTCCACAATGGTATCAATTTCTTCGTCCAGAAATCAATGATCAATTTGTGAATATATTAATTGATAATGCAGATTTATTAATGACTGGATTATTCGCTCATGAACATGTGGATAGTTTTCGATTATTAGTATCTAAATCAAGTTAGTATTCATacaatttattcatataaacCATTGGTATCTTACTAGTTTGTTTAATCAATTATTCTTATGAAGATGAAttagttttcatatatataagGGTTGGGATACTGCCATGGTGCTTAAACTGAAGCAAGTAGGTtgggagaagaagaagaagatgatgatgtaGTCGGTGACCGACGATTAgttcatacatcatttgttcTTTTGGAATATTGAAACCCATATGGATGATTGGTTTGAAATGAAGATTTTCCAACTTCcttaggtgaactctccgtatCCACTAATCTGGTTAAAGTACCAAACATTCGATTTTCATCTTGTGATTAAGATTTATAATCATTtatcaaaaaaataatatttaattccTTCTTATAGAATCTTTTCAtttctatttcattttgtttttagatGTACCATTAGCATCTTTATTTCTTATGCCTTCCATTTCTCCATTAATGTTACATGGATTAGGTGATTTTAATCCACGTATTCGATTATATCGATTTAAACGTTCCACAATGACTCTATTAGGTTATTcacaatattattttaatttacaaaatcaaTTATTCAATTCTGATCCATTCAATTATTGGCAATTAGAATATGATACAATGGATACATATCATTTAACTGATTTATCTGCAAATTCATTCAATCTATTATGGTATAATTTCTCTAAAGAAGATAATCATTATTGGTCAAAATATTGGAATTATGAATTAGGCGGTCGACCACATGTATTCAAACCAAATTATCTTACAGAGAATGGTCTTTGTCCACGAGCTAAATCCCAATGTCGATGTGATCATTTATGTGCTATACGATTTTTGATTATATCCGATTTAACTAATTGTCTTCAATTATGTAAagatataaaatatattcaagACAATGAATTAGCTGACAATGGTGGTGATAATAGTCTTCAACATCCAATGTTTGCTGATGTCGATGCTGCTGTTGCTCCTGATTATCCTAATAAAAATAGCACCtatttaaatcattcaattaaCAATCAAACAAGTATTACAAATTCTAATGAACGTAGTAGTCTACCATATATTATTGGTGTGATTGTTGCCTTTTTAGTGGTATTAGTCGGTATTGTTTTAATTGTTAATCGTGAAGTATGTAATCGACATAGAGTTTATCATCAGCGTACATCATTACTGGCTAGTGTAATCGGTATCAATGGAACTAATCCTGGAAGTATTGGTGGAAATGGTCtatttttaaatacaatcaatGGTGCATTACCCAGCTCTTCATTTCTTCATGGATCATGTTCAGTTGCTAAAGATAACGATCATTGTACCGGTGGTTCGTGTATTGAATTGCGTACAGCTTTTCATCCATCTTATGATGATTTCTATTCGGAATATCTTAATAAATCTGTCACATCTTTAAATGCAATCACATTCTCCAAcggtactactactactactaataataataataatcataaagaaTCAGATCGAATGATGAATCAATACAATGTAGAGAATTCCTTTACTCCATTGGAGCATAATGATACAATCCTGTCACCATCTCATATGATTTCCTACTATGAAAATCCTAGTGATAATAGTAggagtagtagtaataataataataataacaaccaaAGCATAAAACAAAAGTATATTAGTAAACGATATTCCCTACCGAATTAtgcttattttaaaaaatatctatCTAGTCATATTAATCCAACTGGTCGAATGGTGTATGTAGTGAATCAACTATTTGATCGTTGTGGACACACTAGTAGTCGGGTAAGTCATGTACACAATAATGata
This genomic stretch from Schistosoma haematobium chromosome 5, whole genome shotgun sequence harbors:
- the SMPDL3B_1 gene encoding Acid sphingomyelinase-like phosphodiesterase 3b, variant 2 (EggNog:ENOG410WIJM~COG:I); its protein translation is MGDFNAKVGTDNTGYEDSMGRYGLGERNENACFFSHYLVYNTASNNHFNTDKNNHNSEIAHQPNLLLISLNGLIWYQGNILAGTNDPDPLGQLNWLRKTFEWARKRKDKVLLVSHFPPGASENAPQWYQFLRPEINDQFVNILIDNADLLMTGLFAHEHVDSFRLLVSKSNVPLASLFLMPSISPLMLHGLGDFNPRIRLYRFKRSTMTLLGYSQYYFNLQNQLFNSDPFNYWQLEYDTMDTYHLTDLSANSFNLLWYNFSKEDNHYWSKYWNYELGGRPHVFKPNYLTENGLCPRAKSQCRCDHLCAIRFLIISDLTNCLQLCKDIKYIQDNELADNGGDNSLQHPMFADVDAAVAPDYPNKNSTYLNHSINNQTSITNSNERSSLPYIIGVIVAFLVVLVGIVLIVNREVCNRHRVYHQRTSLLASVIGINGTNPGSIGGNGLFLNTINGALPSSSFLHGSCSVAKDNDHCTGGSCIELRTAFHPSYDDFYSEYLNKSVTSLNAITFSNGTTTTTNNNNNHKESDRMMNQYNVENSFTPLEHNDTILSPSHMISYYENPSDNSRSSSNNNNNNNQSIKQKYISKRYSLPNYAYFKKYLSSHINPTGRMVYVVNQLFDRCGHTSSRVSHVHNNDTVNNNNNNSNNMNVNTTNTNIGNCNNTEQYVLNKISSTDEKSYTTSERSSNSQHTQSQNIYHHYRQNNSCLPEDYYADDEAFGDEDYNDLHHNTHVYYHSQKDQNNKTNNICTDTVADRDNHQDQRELSILSQTGYHQLTSNKKPKLNQIKKQFSSHRSHHYHHPPPPPPPHHHHHEQHQHDDDDNVHRKSSTNDEDHDSMNDHLFHYDQESKLLNNNNNNHNHNNVHIGRRKYFKDHKFTFCRTKSTNPNDSFNKHHVINHSSFSSSYSSPLKSSHSIVHSQSLILNEINPNTTKDNTTLCSISSSSGRKHKSKHNLHNISTSSLTCLPNELDIHLNNKMKMIQQQNFDHHHHHHDDLYQQSHSSYTSPSKYRPQFSLSSIPLSRTPKHNHDHDRDHDHHDHHLYPDQHTLISFSLPNQTDQNLSLNLDHLNRNNDGLQHDDMNDRNHLSSNNNNDNIISLKNFPSTTKNVSIVNIPKCDYVRLSS